From the Pseudomonas sp. SORT22 genome, one window contains:
- a CDS encoding sulfurtransferase TusA family protein: MSETPTHDAELDASGLNCPLPLLKAKMELNRLATGAVLKVIATDAGSQRDFRTFARLAGHTLLLEEAEAGVYTYWLKKA, translated from the coding sequence ATGAGCGAGACCCCGACCCATGACGCCGAACTCGACGCCAGCGGGCTGAACTGCCCGCTGCCGCTGCTCAAGGCGAAGATGGAGCTCAATCGCCTGGCCACTGGCGCGGTGCTCAAGGTGATTGCCACCGACGCCGGTTCCCAGCGCGACTTTCGCACTTTTGCCCGATTGGCCGGTCATACGCTGCTGCTCGAAGAGGCCGAGGCCGGTGTTTACACCTACTGGCTGAAGAAGGCCTGA
- a CDS encoding M48 family metalloprotease — translation MNFLRPTLLTLACLMALPSHADDLPSLGDASSAIVSPQQEHQLGRAWLSLLRGNVNQLNDPQLKDYVETSVYRLAETSQLQDRRLEFILIDSRELNAFAAPGGIVGVNGGLFLNAQTEGEYASVLAHELAHLSQRHFARGVEAQQRMQLPMMGALLIGIVAAAAGAGDAGIAAIAGTQAAAIQEQRRFSRQNEQEADRIGILNLEKAGYDPRNMPTMFERLMRQYRYDAKPPEFLLTHPVTESRIADTRNRAEQAPKGGTEDSMRYQLIRARVALIYEGTPGLAAKRFQAQLDENPQMDAARYGLALAQIKGGRLNEARENLKPLLAKAPNDITYNLAQIDLDITNNRLPDAQQRVERMRSLYPANYPLQQARIDLLLKQNRPAEAEKALDALLKNRPEDPDVWYNVAEVRGLSGNTIGLHQARAEYFALVGDFDQALQQLDYAKQRAGNNFVLASKIDARQRELMEQQRMVKDMMR, via the coding sequence ATGAATTTTCTGCGCCCTACCCTGCTGACGCTGGCCTGTTTGATGGCGCTCCCCAGCCATGCCGACGACCTGCCGTCACTCGGCGACGCCAGTTCTGCCATTGTCTCCCCGCAACAGGAACACCAGCTGGGCCGCGCCTGGCTCAGCCTGCTGCGGGGCAATGTCAACCAACTGAACGATCCCCAGCTCAAGGATTACGTCGAAACCAGCGTCTACCGCCTGGCCGAAACCAGCCAGTTGCAGGACCGGCGCCTGGAGTTCATCCTCATCGACAGCCGCGAACTCAACGCCTTTGCCGCCCCCGGCGGGATCGTCGGGGTCAACGGCGGGCTGTTCCTCAATGCCCAGACCGAAGGCGAATACGCCTCGGTACTGGCCCACGAACTGGCGCACTTGTCGCAACGCCACTTCGCCCGCGGCGTCGAGGCCCAGCAGCGCATGCAGTTGCCGATGATGGGCGCGCTGCTGATCGGTATCGTCGCCGCCGCGGCAGGTGCCGGTGATGCCGGTATTGCCGCAATTGCCGGCACCCAGGCGGCCGCCATCCAGGAGCAGCGGCGCTTCTCGCGGCAGAACGAACAGGAAGCCGACCGCATCGGTATCCTCAACCTTGAGAAGGCCGGCTATGATCCGCGCAACATGCCGACCATGTTCGAGCGCCTGATGCGTCAGTACCGCTATGACGCCAAGCCGCCGGAATTCCTTCTGACTCACCCGGTTACCGAATCGCGCATCGCCGACACCCGCAACCGCGCCGAACAGGCGCCCAAGGGTGGCACCGAAGACAGCATGCGCTACCAGCTGATTCGTGCCCGGGTGGCGCTGATCTACGAAGGCACCCCCGGCCTTGCCGCCAAGCGCTTCCAGGCCCAGCTCGACGAAAATCCGCAGATGGACGCCGCCCGCTACGGCCTGGCGCTGGCGCAGATCAAGGGCGGGCGCCTGAACGAGGCGCGCGAGAACCTCAAGCCGCTGCTGGCCAAGGCGCCCAACGACATCACCTACAACCTGGCGCAGATCGACCTGGACATCACCAACAACCGCCTGCCCGATGCCCAGCAACGGGTCGAGCGGATGCGCAGCCTGTACCCGGCCAACTACCCGCTGCAACAGGCGCGCATCGACCTGCTGCTCAAGCAGAACCGCCCTGCCGAGGCAGAGAAGGCGCTGGATGCGCTACTCAAGAACCGTCCTGAAGACCCGGACGTCTGGTATAACGTGGCGGAAGTACGTGGCCTTTCGGGCAACACCATCGGCCTGCACCAGGCCCGCGCCGAATACTTTGCCCTGGTGGGCGACTTCGACCAGGCCCTGCAGCAGCTCGACTACGCCAAGCAGCGCGCCGGCAACAACTTCGTCCTGGCGTCGAAGATCGATGCGCGTCAGCGCGAGCTGATGGAGCAACAGCGGATGGTCAAGGACATGATGCGCTAA
- the nadA gene encoding quinolinate synthase NadA — MTQISERLLVQAHLDAKQPTPLTPEQEADYRAAIAAELKAQNAVLVAHYYCDPVIQALAEETGGCVSDSLEMARFGKNHAASTVVVAGVRFMGETAKILTPEKRVLMPTLEATCSLDLGCPVEEFSAFCDKHPERTVVVYANTSAAVKARADWVVTSSCALEIVESLMDNGETIIWGPDQHLGRYIQKQTGADMLLWDGACIVHEEFKSRQLADMKALYPEAAILVHPESPEAVIELADAVGSTSQLIAAAQTLPNKTFIVATDRGIFYKMQQLCPEKIFIEAPTAGNGAACRSCAHCPWMAMNTLERTLQCLREGTNEIFVEPALIPQAIKPLKRMLDFTQAARMKLSGNA, encoded by the coding sequence ATGACCCAGATTTCCGAACGCCTTCTCGTCCAGGCTCACCTCGATGCCAAGCAGCCCACGCCGCTGACGCCCGAGCAAGAGGCCGACTACCGCGCCGCCATTGCCGCCGAACTCAAGGCGCAAAATGCGGTGCTGGTTGCCCACTACTATTGCGACCCGGTGATCCAGGCCCTGGCCGAGGAAACCGGTGGCTGCGTGTCCGACTCGCTGGAAATGGCCCGCTTCGGCAAGAACCACGCGGCCTCGACCGTGGTGGTCGCCGGGGTGCGCTTCATGGGCGAGACGGCCAAGATCCTCACCCCGGAAAAGCGCGTGCTGATGCCGACCCTCGAGGCGACCTGCTCGCTCGACCTGGGCTGCCCGGTTGAAGAGTTCTCGGCGTTCTGCGACAAGCACCCCGAGCGCACCGTGGTGGTGTATGCCAACACCTCGGCGGCGGTCAAGGCCCGCGCCGACTGGGTAGTGACCTCAAGCTGCGCGCTGGAAATCGTCGAAAGCCTGATGGACAACGGCGAGACCATCATCTGGGGCCCGGACCAGCACCTGGGCCGCTACATCCAGAAACAGACCGGCGCCGACATGCTGCTGTGGGACGGTGCCTGCATCGTTCACGAAGAGTTCAAGTCGCGCCAGCTGGCCGACATGAAGGCGCTGTACCCGGAGGCGGCGATCCTGGTGCATCCGGAGTCGCCCGAGGCGGTGATCGAGCTGGCCGACGCAGTGGGCTCCACCAGCCAGCTGATTGCTGCGGCGCAGACCCTGCCGAACAAGACCTTCATCGTCGCCACCGACCGCGGCATCTTCTACAAGATGCAGCAGCTGTGCCCCGAAAAGATCTTCATCGAAGCGCCTACCGCCGGTAACGGCGCGGCCTGCCGCAGCTGCGCGCATTGCCCGTGGATGGCGATGAATACCCTGGAGCGCACCTTGCAGTGCCTGCGGGAAGGCACTAACGAGATTTTCGTTGAGCCGGCGTTGATCCCCCAGGCGATCAAGCCGCTCAAGCGCATGCTCGACTTCACCCAGGCGGCGCGGATGAAGTTGTCCGGTAACGCCTGA
- a CDS encoding YdgA family protein, producing MKKSTGVLGLAVAVAAVCTAGAWYTGKQLPGVLATTIAESNAQTKQALVGMDTLVELELVSLDSHLFSSTAKYRLKVKNLQVGEDSKSFELNFVDQIEHGPLPLSRVKALKLMPVMAASHYSLEKDAATADWFALTKDVSPLQGQVAYGYDRSMDSAFQVAPIEWSKDGSSLKFSGFEVTGHGNEGAEHVQLTGQSGGLSLNLVDPDSKVLKVEIKGLSLTGDMTKTPFGFYVGKMDMAVADTVATFGDEQKVLKLKGLAQNNEYKNDGDKLSARMEYKVGDINFDGKAIGAGEMVWSLKRLDIPAMQALIGWYQSRLPEFQQAAAEGAGMPDLAMTEAETAQVRSDVQRLLAAKPQIALENLSFKTANGESRFSFSVDLANPTSLELPPEELSKQLITQLQSKLSLSKPMIGDLATLQAQFEGQTDAAIVSQQAAQAGEMVSMMAVQSQMAKVEGNDIVTSLHYADGMVDFNGQKMTVEQFASVIMANASAMQATGG from the coding sequence ATGAAGAAATCTACAGGCGTACTCGGCCTCGCAGTGGCAGTGGCAGCGGTGTGCACCGCGGGTGCCTGGTACACCGGCAAGCAACTGCCAGGCGTGCTGGCAACCACCATCGCCGAATCCAACGCCCAGACCAAGCAGGCGCTGGTGGGTATGGACACCCTCGTGGAGCTTGAGCTGGTATCGCTGGACAGCCATCTGTTCAGCAGTACCGCCAAATACCGCCTCAAGGTAAAAAACCTGCAGGTTGGCGAAGACAGCAAAAGCTTCGAGCTGAATTTTGTCGACCAGATCGAACACGGGCCGTTGCCGCTGTCGCGGGTCAAGGCGCTGAAGCTGATGCCGGTCATGGCAGCCAGTCATTACAGCCTGGAAAAAGACGCGGCCACCGCCGACTGGTTCGCCCTGACCAAAGACGTTTCGCCGCTGCAAGGCCAGGTTGCCTACGGCTACGATCGCTCGATGGACAGCGCTTTCCAGGTGGCGCCGATCGAGTGGAGCAAGGACGGCTCGTCGCTGAAGTTCTCCGGGTTTGAAGTCACCGGCCACGGCAACGAAGGCGCCGAACACGTGCAGCTCACCGGCCAGTCGGGCGGCCTGAGCCTGAACCTGGTCGACCCTGACAGCAAAGTGCTGAAAGTCGAGATCAAGGGCCTGAGCCTGACCGGCGACATGACCAAGACGCCGTTCGGCTTCTATGTCGGCAAGATGGACATGGCCGTGGCTGATACGGTCGCCACCTTCGGCGATGAGCAAAAGGTCCTGAAGCTCAAGGGCCTGGCGCAGAACAACGAGTACAAGAACGACGGCGACAAGCTCTCGGCACGCATGGAATACAAGGTTGGCGACATCAACTTTGACGGCAAGGCCATCGGTGCCGGCGAGATGGTCTGGAGTCTCAAGCGTCTCGACATCCCGGCCATGCAGGCACTGATCGGCTGGTACCAGAGCCGCCTGCCTGAGTTCCAGCAGGCCGCTGCCGAAGGTGCAGGCATGCCGGACCTGGCGATGACCGAGGCTGAAACGGCCCAGGTGCGCAGCGATGTGCAGCGCCTGCTGGCAGCCAAGCCGCAGATCGCCCTGGAGAACCTGTCGTTCAAGACTGCCAATGGCGAAAGCCGTTTCAGCTTCAGCGTCGACCTGGCCAACCCGACCTCCCTGGAGCTGCCACCCGAGGAGCTGTCCAAGCAGCTGATCACCCAGCTGCAGAGCAAGCTGTCGCTGTCCAAGCCGATGATCGGTGACCTGGCGACCCTGCAGGCGCAGTTCGAAGGCCAGACCGATGCTGCCATTGTTTCCCAGCAAGCGGCCCAGGCCGGGGAAATGGTCAGCATGATGGCGGTGCAGAGCCAGATGGCCAAGGTCGAGGGCAATGACATTGTTACCTCGCTGCACTATGCCGATGGCATGGTCGACTTCAACGGCCAGAAGATGACCGTTGAGCAGTTCGCCAGCGTGATCATGGCCAACGCCAGCGCAATGCAGGCGACCGGCGGTTGA
- a CDS encoding oxaloacetate decarboxylase — protein sequence MPRASHQDLRRAFRQLLASPACYHTASVFDPMSARIAADLGFEVGILGGSVASLQVLAAPDFALISLSEFAEQATRIGRVAQLPVIADADHGYGNALNVMRTVTELERAGIAALTIEDTLLPAQFGRKSTDLISIAEGVGKIRAALEARVDPELSIIARTNAALIATEEVIARTVAYQNAGADALCIVGIRDFEHLEQIAAHLSVPLMLVTYGNPQLHDDARLAELGVRIAVDGHGAYFAAIKATYDCLREQRGITCSTSDLSATELTHTYTQPDDYIVWAREYMDVNE from the coding sequence ATGCCAAGAGCCTCCCACCAAGACCTGCGTCGCGCGTTCCGCCAACTGCTTGCCTCACCTGCCTGCTACCACACCGCCTCTGTTTTCGATCCGATGTCGGCGCGCATTGCCGCTGACCTGGGCTTCGAGGTGGGGATCCTCGGCGGTTCGGTGGCCTCCCTGCAGGTGCTAGCCGCCCCTGACTTTGCCCTGATCAGCCTGAGCGAATTCGCCGAGCAGGCGACGCGGATCGGCCGGGTGGCGCAACTGCCGGTAATTGCTGACGCCGACCACGGCTATGGCAACGCGCTCAACGTGATGCGGACGGTGACCGAGCTTGAGCGTGCCGGGATTGCCGCGCTGACCATCGAGGACACCCTGCTGCCGGCCCAGTTCGGGCGCAAGTCCACCGACCTGATCAGCATCGCCGAAGGCGTCGGCAAGATCCGCGCGGCGCTGGAGGCGCGAGTTGACCCGGAGCTGTCGATCATTGCCCGCACCAACGCGGCGCTGATTGCCACCGAAGAAGTCATCGCCCGCACCGTGGCCTACCAGAACGCCGGCGCAGACGCCTTGTGCATTGTCGGTATCCGCGACTTCGAACACCTGGAACAGATTGCCGCACACCTGAGCGTGCCGCTGATGCTGGTCACCTACGGCAACCCGCAACTGCATGATGATGCGCGCCTGGCCGAACTGGGTGTGCGCATTGCCGTCGATGGCCATGGTGCCTACTTTGCCGCGATCAAGGCCACCTACGACTGCCTGCGCGAGCAGCGCGGCATCACCTGCAGCACCTCGGACCTGAGCGCCACCGAACTCACCCATACCTACACGCAACCGGACGACTACATCGTCTGGGCCCGCGAGTACATGGACGTCAACGAATAG
- a CDS encoding helix-turn-helix domain-containing protein: protein MTASTPLRVQAFNTADVTEQVRATPGWTQHYQQMSPGHFAGQLRCLDLQGVEIYEECMNTRVEQNFSAPAGSLAFCFDRNDHSLYVLNGESRNIWITPENYQEVAVVFGPEFVQRHSLDIARLDGLFMAPLNSMQNELFSRWLSGTLTRISQTIDPPSQDALAAQLLEDCLFILDNACICLDRGALWRRTEERAIMRKVGEWAADCPEETLNLLELSQVAGVSLRQLQHAFKTFTGMAPAQWLRLRRLNSARRELLSCTPSDTTVAEVAMHWSFWHLGRFSDSYRKLFKELPSETLKRVALSVR from the coding sequence ATGACAGCGTCAACGCCTTTGCGGGTTCAAGCTTTCAATACCGCCGATGTCACCGAACAGGTCCGTGCCACCCCGGGCTGGACCCAGCATTACCAACAGATGTCTCCCGGGCATTTCGCCGGCCAGCTGCGCTGCCTCGACCTGCAGGGCGTGGAGATCTACGAGGAGTGCATGAACACCCGGGTCGAACAGAATTTCAGTGCGCCGGCCGGCTCCCTGGCGTTCTGTTTCGACCGCAACGATCACAGCCTTTACGTGCTCAATGGCGAAAGCCGCAACATCTGGATCACCCCGGAGAACTACCAGGAAGTGGCCGTGGTGTTCGGCCCGGAATTCGTCCAGCGCCACAGCCTGGACATCGCCCGCCTCGACGGGCTGTTCATGGCGCCGTTGAACTCGATGCAGAACGAGCTGTTCAGCCGGTGGCTGAGCGGCACCCTCACGCGCATCTCGCAGACCATCGACCCGCCAAGCCAGGACGCATTGGCCGCGCAGTTGCTGGAAGACTGCCTGTTCATCCTCGATAACGCGTGCATCTGCCTCGATCGCGGGGCGTTGTGGCGGCGTACCGAAGAGCGCGCAATCATGCGCAAGGTTGGCGAATGGGCGGCAGATTGCCCGGAAGAAACCCTCAATCTGCTTGAGCTTTCGCAGGTTGCCGGGGTGTCCCTGCGCCAGCTGCAGCACGCCTTCAAGACCTTCACCGGCATGGCCCCGGCGCAGTGGCTGCGCTTGCGCCGGCTCAACAGTGCACGGCGTGAATTGCTCAGTTGCACGCCCAGCGATACCACCGTCGCCGAAGTGGCCATGCATTGGTCGTTCTGGCACCTGGGACGGTTTTCCGACAGCTACCGCAAGCTGTTCAAGGAGCTGCCCAGCGAGACCTTGAAGCGCGTGGCGCTGTCAGTCAGATAG
- a CDS encoding glutamine synthetase family protein — MNAPFDQLSAWLKEHKITEVECVVSDLTGIARGKIAPTNKFLHERGMRLPESVLLQTVTGDFVDDDIYYDLLDPADIDMVCRPDSAAVYVVPWAIEPTAVVIHDTFDKQGNPIELSPRNVLKKVLKLYTDKGWQPIVAPEMEFYLTQRCEDPDLPLQAPLGRSGRAESGRQSFSIDAANEFDPLFEDVYDWCEAQGLDLDTLIHEDGPAQMEINFRHGDALDLADQITVFKRTMREAALKHNVTATFMAKPVGDEPGSAMHLHQSVVDIATGKPIFVDDNGQMSELFLHHIGGLQKYIPKVLPMFAPNVNSFRRFLPDTSAPVNVEWGEENRTVGLRVPTSSPEAMRVENRLPGADANPYLAIAASLLCGYLGMVEKINPSAPVQGRAYERRNLRLPITIEDALAHMEDCPTIEQYLGSKFVRGYVAVKRAEHENFKRVISSWEREFLLLSV; from the coding sequence ATGAATGCCCCTTTCGATCAGCTGTCTGCGTGGCTGAAAGAACACAAGATTACCGAAGTCGAGTGCGTGGTCAGTGATCTGACCGGTATCGCCCGCGGCAAGATCGCACCGACCAACAAGTTCCTGCATGAACGAGGCATGCGCCTGCCGGAAAGTGTGCTTCTGCAAACGGTAACCGGGGACTTTGTCGACGACGACATCTACTACGACCTGCTCGATCCGGCCGACATCGACATGGTCTGCCGCCCGGATTCGGCGGCGGTGTACGTGGTGCCATGGGCCATCGAGCCGACCGCCGTGGTGATCCACGACACCTTCGACAAGCAAGGTAACCCGATCGAGCTGTCGCCGCGCAACGTGCTCAAGAAAGTCCTCAAGCTCTACACCGACAAGGGCTGGCAGCCCATCGTCGCCCCGGAGATGGAGTTCTACCTGACCCAGCGCTGCGAAGACCCGGACTTGCCGCTGCAGGCACCACTGGGCCGTTCGGGCCGGGCCGAAAGCGGCCGCCAGTCGTTCTCGATCGATGCCGCCAACGAATTCGACCCGCTGTTCGAAGACGTCTATGACTGGTGCGAAGCCCAGGGCCTGGACCTCGACACGCTGATCCACGAAGACGGCCCGGCGCAGATGGAAATCAACTTCCGTCACGGCGACGCCCTCGACCTTGCCGACCAGATCACCGTGTTCAAGCGCACCATGCGCGAGGCGGCGCTCAAGCACAACGTCACCGCCACCTTCATGGCCAAGCCGGTGGGCGACGAGCCGGGCAGCGCCATGCACCTGCACCAGAGCGTGGTCGACATCGCCACCGGCAAGCCGATCTTCGTCGACGACAACGGGCAAATGAGCGAGCTGTTTCTGCATCACATCGGCGGCTTGCAAAAGTACATCCCCAAAGTGCTGCCGATGTTCGCCCCCAACGTCAACTCGTTCCGCCGTTTCCTGCCCGACACCTCGGCGCCGGTGAACGTCGAATGGGGCGAAGAGAACCGCACCGTGGGCCTGCGCGTACCGACCTCGAGCCCCGAGGCGATGCGCGTGGAAAACCGCCTGCCCGGCGCCGATGCCAACCCTTACCTGGCGATTGCCGCCAGCCTGCTGTGCGGCTACCTGGGCATGGTCGAGAAGATCAACCCCAGTGCCCCTGTGCAGGGCCGCGCCTACGAGCGGCGCAACCTGCGCCTGCCGATCACCATCGAAGACGCCCTGGCGCACATGGAAGACTGCCCGACCATCGAGCAGTACCTGGGCAGCAAGTTCGTCCGCGGCTACGTGGCGGTCAAGCGTGCCGAGCACGAGAACTTCAAACGGGTGATCAGCTCCTGGGAGCGCGAATTCCTGCTGCTCAGCGTCTGA
- a CDS encoding polyamine ABC transporter substrate-binding protein, whose protein sequence is MRPMKTVVTATLALLVSAVAQAQPSVSVYNWTDYIGETTLADFQGSTGIKVIYDVFDSNETLEGKLLAGRTGYDVVVPSNHFLARQVKAGAFLKLDREQLPNWKNLDPVLLKFLQENDADNLHSVPYLWGTNGIGYNVDKVKQVLGVDHIDSWAVMFEPENLKKLSQCGVSFMDSADELFPAILNYMGKDPRSEKPEDYKAAEAKLLTLRPYITYFHSSKYVSDLANGDICVAFGYSGDVFQAANRAKEANNGVNIAYAIPKEGSNLWFDLLAIPSDASNPKEAYAFINYLLDPKVIAKVSGVVGYANANPPAKQYMDAELVNNPEVYPPQAVLDKLYVSSTPTPAIMRLMTRSWSKVKSNK, encoded by the coding sequence ATGCGTCCCATGAAAACAGTCGTAACTGCAACCCTGGCGCTGCTGGTCAGCGCCGTGGCCCAGGCCCAGCCCAGTGTCAGCGTGTACAACTGGACCGACTACATCGGTGAAACCACCCTGGCGGATTTTCAGGGCAGCACCGGTATCAAGGTCATCTACGACGTGTTCGACTCCAACGAAACCCTGGAAGGCAAGTTGCTCGCCGGTCGCACCGGCTACGACGTGGTCGTGCCTTCCAACCACTTCCTGGCCCGTCAGGTCAAAGCCGGGGCCTTTCTGAAACTGGACCGCGAGCAGTTGCCGAACTGGAAGAACCTCGACCCGGTGCTGCTCAAGTTCCTCCAGGAGAACGACGCCGACAACCTGCACTCGGTGCCCTACCTGTGGGGCACCAACGGCATCGGCTACAACGTCGACAAGGTCAAGCAGGTGCTGGGCGTCGACCACATCGATTCCTGGGCAGTAATGTTCGAGCCCGAGAACCTGAAAAAGCTCAGCCAGTGTGGCGTGTCGTTCATGGACTCGGCCGACGAACTGTTCCCCGCCATCCTCAACTACATGGGCAAGGATCCGCGCAGCGAAAAGCCTGAAGACTACAAGGCGGCCGAGGCCAAACTACTGACCCTGCGCCCCTACATCACCTATTTCCACTCGTCCAAATATGTCTCGGACCTGGCCAACGGCGATATCTGCGTGGCCTTCGGCTATTCGGGCGACGTGTTCCAGGCCGCCAACCGCGCCAAGGAAGCCAACAACGGCGTGAACATCGCCTACGCCATTCCCAAGGAAGGCAGCAACCTGTGGTTCGACCTGCTGGCGATTCCTTCCGACGCCAGCAACCCGAAAGAGGCCTACGCCTTCATCAACTACCTGCTCGACCCGAAAGTGATCGCCAAGGTCAGCGGCGTGGTCGGCTACGCCAACGCCAACCCGCCGGCCAAGCAGTACATGGACGCGGAGCTGGTCAACAACCCCGAGGTGTACCCACCGCAAGCAGTGCTCGACAAGCTGTACGTGTCCAGCACCCCGACGCCGGCGATCATGCGCCTGATGACCCGCTCCTGGAGCAAAGTGAAGTCGAACAAATGA
- a CDS encoding FAD-binding oxidoreductase yields the protein MNQYSPEHARSYYSATAHDLAPYPALGADLQADVCVIGGGFTGVNCAIELAQRGLSVILLEARRIGWGASGRNGGQLIRGIGHEVEGFARYVGQEGVKYLQRAGIESVEVVAERVRTHGIDCDLRWGFCELANTPAQFAALRAEQQSLAEQNYRHETQLIGPEQMHQVVASDLYAGGLIDRGSGHLHPLNLVLGEARVAESLGVRIFEQSPVLEISHGATAQVRTRHGTVRAGSLVLACNAHLDELEPRLSGKVLPAGSYIIATEPLSQAQAEQLIPQNLSLCDQKVGLDYYRLSADRRLLFGGACHYSGRDPADIAAYMKPKMLKVFPQLANTRIDFQWGGKIGITANRFPQVGRLQQHPNVFYAQGYSGHGLNVTHWTARLLAEAIHAGHSQGLDVFSAVPHLTFPGGKALRSPLLALGMFWYRLREVLG from the coding sequence ATGAACCAGTACAGCCCTGAACACGCCCGCTCCTACTACAGCGCCACGGCCCATGACCTGGCGCCCTACCCTGCCCTGGGCGCCGATCTGCAGGCCGATGTCTGCGTGATCGGCGGCGGTTTTACCGGGGTCAACTGCGCCATCGAACTGGCCCAGCGCGGGCTCTCGGTGATCCTCCTCGAAGCCCGGCGCATCGGCTGGGGCGCCAGCGGGCGAAACGGCGGCCAGCTGATCCGCGGTATCGGCCATGAGGTCGAGGGCTTCGCCCGCTACGTCGGCCAGGAGGGGGTGAAGTACCTGCAACGCGCCGGCATCGAATCGGTCGAGGTGGTGGCCGAGCGCGTCCGCACCCACGGCATCGATTGCGACCTGCGCTGGGGCTTTTGCGAACTGGCCAACACCCCGGCGCAGTTCGCCGCCTTGCGTGCCGAGCAGCAAAGCCTGGCCGAGCAGAATTATCGGCATGAAACGCAATTGATCGGGCCTGAGCAGATGCATCAGGTGGTCGCCTCCGACCTGTATGCCGGCGGCCTGATCGACCGCGGCTCGGGCCACCTGCATCCGCTCAACCTGGTGCTGGGCGAGGCACGCGTGGCCGAATCCCTCGGCGTGCGCATCTTCGAACAGAGCCCGGTGCTGGAAATCAGCCATGGCGCCACTGCGCAGGTACGCACCCGGCACGGTACGGTGCGCGCCGGCAGCCTGGTGCTGGCCTGCAACGCGCACCTGGATGAACTGGAGCCGCGCCTGAGCGGCAAGGTATTGCCCGCCGGCAGCTACATCATCGCCACCGAGCCGCTGTCCCAGGCACAGGCCGAGCAGCTGATTCCACAGAACCTGTCGCTGTGCGACCAGAAGGTCGGCCTCGACTATTACCGGCTGTCGGCCGACCGCCGCCTGCTGTTCGGTGGCGCCTGCCACTACTCCGGGCGCGACCCTGCGGATATCGCTGCCTACATGAAACCGAAGATGCTCAAGGTGTTCCCGCAACTGGCCAATACCCGCATCGACTTCCAGTGGGGCGGCAAGATCGGCATCACCGCCAATCGCTTCCCCCAGGTCGGCCGCCTGCAACAGCACCCGAACGTGTTCTATGCCCAGGGCTACAGCGGCCATGGCCTGAACGTCACCCACTGGACCGCGCGGCTGCTGGCCGAAGCCATTCACGCCGGGCACAGCCAGGGCCTGGATGTGTTCAGCGCGGTGCCGCACCTGACCTTCCCCGGCGGCAAGGCCCTGCGCTCGCCGTTGCTGGCGTTGGGGATGTTCTGGTACCGGCTGCGCGAGGTGCTGGGCTAA
- a CDS encoding transporter, whose amino-acid sequence MGTRLTARQTALLVLTTAPLLAQADNARDWQNIPIDLNMVFGYYNRIDANTPIDTALPIDGLSLDADLYILRLARSFDIAGRNSAIQLVQPYADVSASFDNARFFDGTKHNGGMGDTQIVFAHNFFGGPALTAEEFANWTPETFMTGALWLTVPNGDYDKDRVINIGANRWVLKPEIGFGTPFGPTWLEINTWVSLFGDNDDYLGNSKLEQKPLYAVEGHYSYTINRALWASLDATYSAGGETRVDGVGQDNQQENVLLGASMGFMLSPQFGGLIAYTDTVSERNKSPDVNTWTLRLNYAW is encoded by the coding sequence ATGGGTACCCGCCTTACTGCACGTCAAACGGCGTTGCTCGTGCTCACCACCGCCCCGCTGCTGGCCCAGGCAGACAACGCCCGCGACTGGCAGAACATCCCCATCGACCTCAACATGGTCTTTGGCTACTACAACCGCATCGATGCCAACACCCCCATCGACACCGCGCTGCCGATCGACGGCCTGTCGCTGGATGCCGACCTGTACATCCTGCGCCTGGCGCGCTCGTTCGACATTGCCGGGCGCAACAGTGCGATCCAGCTGGTGCAGCCCTATGCCGACGTGTCTGCCTCGTTCGACAACGCTCGCTTTTTCGACGGCACCAAGCACAACGGCGGCATGGGCGATACCCAGATCGTTTTCGCCCACAACTTCTTTGGCGGCCCGGCGCTGACTGCCGAGGAGTTTGCCAACTGGACTCCGGAAACCTTTATGACCGGTGCGCTGTGGCTGACCGTGCCCAACGGCGATTACGACAAGGACCGGGTGATCAACATCGGCGCCAACCGCTGGGTGCTCAAACCGGAAATCGGCTTTGGCACGCCCTTCGGCCCGACCTGGCTGGAGATCAACACCTGGGTCTCGCTGTTCGGCGACAACGACGATTACCTGGGCAACAGCAAGCTTGAGCAAAAGCCGCTGTACGCCGTTGAGGGCCACTACAGCTACACCATCAACCGCGCCTTGTGGGCCTCGCTGGACGCCACCTACAGCGCTGGCGGCGAGACCAGGGTCGATGGCGTCGGCCAGGACAACCAGCAGGAAAACGTCCTGCTCGGCGCCAGCATGGGCTTCATGCTCTCGCCGCAGTTCGGCGGCCTGATCGCTTACACCGACACGGTCTCGGAGCGCAACAAGTCGCCTGATGTGAACACCTGGACCTTGCGTCTGAACTACGCCTGGTAA